A portion of the Lolium rigidum isolate FL_2022 chromosome 1, APGP_CSIRO_Lrig_0.1, whole genome shotgun sequence genome contains these proteins:
- the LOC124703939 gene encoding pentatricopeptide repeat-containing protein At5g27270-like, which yields MVMAHTPLAARSAAVSVTCSSREYEDDDGGAVSWSLSSGTRSSSSSPRGRRLPPRRRYGGLLVLLALTKEDVQLDEGLCMTVMEVCCKSGMTANANKVLKEMHNDGVTIKSSTMVSPIEMYARNNISVIREEDTSSKMLDCRTDISALSTTLKSLLDTPGSSSIACQLIRKFAREGSTEEAKFLHEQLTALGVKPEDSATATLIVQYGQKQKLRKAQLLFESASAWFPVGGPVYNAMVDALCKCSKTDEAYHLFMEMVDRGHIRDAVTISILVTHLTKHGKFQEAENIIHDCFAGEVELDTVVYNTFIKSMLESGKLYSAVSIYDRMIASGVPRSLQTFNIMISVYGLGGKLDKATEMFTAAQELGLPIDEKIYTNMLNIYGKAGRHQEASLLFTRMKERGIMPGKISFNSMINAYAASGLHHNAEVTFQEMQSCSHAPDSLTYLALIRAYTQGGCYTKAEEAIQMMLGSNITPSSLHFNHLIFNFLKEGQIDEAHRICSQMRDIGVAADLACCRTMMRAYLEHGRVDEGISLFETTCRSLKPDSFILSAAFHLYEHSGRESEAGDVLDVISLHGASFLRNLKVGSKLRPT from the exons ATGGTGATGGCTCACACTCCGCTGGCCGCACGCAGCGCCGCTGTCTCCGTCACCTGCTCCTCCCGTGAAtacgaagacgacgacggcggcgccgtCTCATGGTCGCTCTCCTCCGGCAcacgctcctcctcgtcgtcgccgcgggGGCGCCGCCTGCCACCAAG gcggcggtacgGTGGCCTGCTTGTGCTGCTTGCTCTGACAAAAGaagatgtccagcttgatgaggGCCTCTGTATGACTGTGATGGAAGTTTGCTGCAAAAGCGGGATGACGGCCAATGCAAATAAGGTACTGAAAGAGATGCATAATGATGGGGTGACCATTAAGAGTTCAACAATGGTTTCTCCTATTGAGATGTATGCTAGAAATAATATTAGCGTGATCCGGGAAGAAGATACTTCGTCGAAGATGCTAGACTGTCGGACTGACATTTCAGCACTCAGCACGACATTGAAATCCTTGTTGGACACACCTGGGAGTTCATCCATCGCGTGCCAATTGATCAGAAAATTTGCTAGGGAAG GAAGTACAGAAGAAGCAAAATTTCTTCATGAACAGCTGACTGCATTGGGAGTCAAGCCTGAAGATTCTGCAACAGCtactttgattgtccaatatggCCAGAAACAGAAGTTACGGAAAGCACAATTACTATTTGAGTCGGCATCAGCATGGTTTCCTGTAGGAGGGCCTGTCTACAATGCCATGGTCGATGCATTATGTAAGTGCAGCAAGACTGATGAGGCATATCATCTTTTCATGGAAATGGTTGATCGAGGCCATATTAGAGATGCTGTGACAATTAGCATACTAGTCACTCACCTGACTAAGCATG GGAAATTTCAGGAGGCAGAAAACATCATACATGACTGTTTCGCTGGTGAAGTTGAGCTTGATACTGTCGTGTACAACACTTTTATCAAATCGATGCTCGAGTCAG GCAAACTATACTCAGCTGTCAGCATATATGATCGCATGATAGCCTCAGGTGTTCCTCGGTCCTTGCAGACATTCAATATAATGATAAG TGTTTATGGCCTAGGAGGAAAGCTGGACAAGGCTACTGAAATGTTTACTGCTGCGCAAGAGCTAGGCTTACCCATCGATGAGAAGATATACACGAACATGCTTAACATCTATGGAAAGGCTG GGAGGCATCAGGAGGCATCTTTGCTATTTACTAGAATGAAGGAACGTGGTATCATGCCTGGAAAG ATCAGTTTCAACTCCATGATCAATGCCTACGCCGCTTCTGGGCTGCATCACAACGCAGAGGTTACATTCCAGGAGATGCAATCATGCAGTCACGCTCCCGACTCGTTGACTTATCTCGCACTGATCAGGGCATACACCCAGGGTGGATGCTATACCAAAGCAGAGGAAGCCATCCAGATGATGCTGGGTAGCAACATAACCCCTTCTAGCCTTCATTTCAACCACCTCATTTTCAACTTTCTGAAGGAAGGTCAGATTGATGAAGCCCACAGGATCTGCAGTCAGATGCGCGATATTGGCGTGGCTGCGGATTTGGCCTGTTGCAGGACCATGATGAGGGCGTACCTAGAGCACGGCCGAGTCGATGAAGGCATATCGCTCTTTGAGACGACGTGCAGGTCGCTGAAACCTGACAGCTTCATCCTGAGTGCAGCATTTCATCTCTATGAGCATTCAGGCAGGGAATCTGAAGCTGGGGATGTGCTGGATGTCATCAGTCTGCATGGTGCTTCTTTCCTGAGGAACCTGAAGGTTGGATCAAAGTTGCGACCAACTTAG